CCGACCTCGACCTGGCGCTGCCCGATGGCCTCGGCGACGCCGAGTACCTAACCCGGCTGGCCGACGTGCTGCCCCGCCTGCTCGACGAGCAGGTGCGGCCCGATTTTGTGTTCTATCTCAGCGGCGTTGATGTGCTGGCCACCGACCGGCTCGGCCACTTGGCCCTCACGCGCGAAGGCTGCCGCCGCCGCGACGAGCTGGTGCTGGGAGCCTGCCACCGGCGCGGCCTGCCGGTAGTGGTGTGCATGGGCGGCGGCTACTCCGAAAAAATCAGCGACATCGTGGAGGCGCACGCCAATACCTACCGCGTGGCCGCTAGCCTTTGGGACTAATAAAAAAGCCCCTCGCCGGGGTGGGCGAGGGGCTTTGAGTCAAAACAAGTAGGCTAGTAATTAGCTGTGGTTTTGGTTCGAGGGGCGGTTGGGGTCGTTAGACGTGCCGCTGAAGGTTTTCGAGAACCAGTCCTTGATATCATCGATGGCATGGCCGGTCTTTTCTTGCAAGCGGCCGAACCACTCATCCTGCTTGCCTTCGTCGTAAGACAAATCATCGTCGGTGAGTTGGCCCCACTTCTGCTTGGCAGCGCCTTTGATTTGGTTCCAGTCGCCACGGGCGCGCAGCTCCGTGTTATCGTTGACATTATTGTTGTTAACGTCCATGAGTGAAAAACGTGAAAGGGTGGGTTGTGGAGCTTGTACGGCTACCCTGCGCCTAGGGTTAGCAGGTCAGAGCCCACGCGCCAGACTAATAACCAGCAAGCCGAAAAAAGCGAGGTAAGTAGCAGTGCCTGTCCCATAGCCGGCCCAGGCGCGGCCCGCCTTGCGGCGGTTGGCCTGGTGCTGGTAGCCGTTGGCATACGCTGCATCGCGCAGCAGCTCGGGCTGCGGCGCCATCAGGTTGCGCACCGCCACGGGCTTGAGGCTGATGCAGGCAGTTGGCACAAGCCCATAAACGGGCGAAAGGGCGACGGCCGAGGCAAAGGACCCCCAGAAGGGTCCGCTTTGGTGATAAGTGCGCCGGGCGTCGCGTTCGCCCACCCAGCGGCGCTGCGCGGTGCTCAGGCCGAGCAA
The genomic region above belongs to Hymenobacter sp. BRD128 and contains:
- a CDS encoding CsbD family protein gives rise to the protein MDVNNNNVNDNTELRARGDWNQIKGAAKQKWGQLTDDDLSYDEGKQDEWFGRLQEKTGHAIDDIKDWFSKTFSGTSNDPNRPSNQNHS